A stretch of the Streptomyces venezuelae genome encodes the following:
- a CDS encoding PAC2 family protein, with translation MLDPQGLYEWDANGLAVVDLALAQDSAGLVMLYHFEGYIDAGETGEQIVERLLDTLPHQRVASFDADRLIDYRARRPLLTFQRDRWTGFDAPKLEVRIVQDATGAPFLLLSGPEPDVEWERFAVAVRQVVERLGVRLSVNFHGIPMGVPHTRPVGITPHGNRTDLMPGHRSPFEEAQVPGSAESLLEFRLAEAGHDVLGVAAHVPHYIARSPYPDAALTALEAITAATGLVLPGVAHALRTEAHRTQTEIDRQIREGDEELVGLVQGLEHQYDAAAGAETRGNMIAEPAEIPSADEIGREFERFLAEREGDG, from the coding sequence GTGCTTGATCCACAGGGGTTGTACGAATGGGACGCGAACGGCCTGGCGGTGGTCGACCTGGCGCTGGCCCAGGACTCGGCCGGGCTGGTCATGCTCTACCACTTCGAGGGATACATCGACGCAGGTGAAACGGGGGAGCAGATCGTCGAGCGGCTGCTGGACACGCTGCCGCACCAGCGGGTGGCCTCCTTCGATGCGGACCGGCTGATCGACTACCGGGCCCGCCGGCCGCTGCTGACCTTCCAGCGCGACCGCTGGACCGGGTTCGACGCCCCGAAGCTGGAGGTGCGGATCGTCCAGGACGCCACCGGTGCCCCCTTCCTGCTGCTGTCCGGGCCGGAGCCGGACGTGGAATGGGAGCGGTTCGCGGTCGCCGTCCGGCAGGTCGTCGAGCGGCTCGGCGTCCGCCTCTCGGTGAACTTCCACGGCATCCCGATGGGCGTCCCGCACACCCGGCCCGTCGGCATCACCCCGCACGGCAACCGCACCGACCTGATGCCGGGCCACCGCAGCCCCTTCGAGGAGGCGCAGGTGCCGGGCAGCGCGGAATCGCTGCTCGAATTCCGGCTCGCCGAGGCGGGCCACGACGTCCTGGGCGTTGCCGCCCACGTCCCGCACTACATCGCCCGCTCGCCCTACCCGGATGCGGCCCTCACCGCCCTGGAGGCGATCACGGCGGCGACCGGTCTGGTCCTGCCGGGGGTCGCGCATGCGCTGCGTACCGAGGCGCACCGCACCCAGACCGAGATCGACCGGCAGATCCGCGAGGGGGACGAGGAGCTGGTCGGCCTGGTGCAGGGGCTGGAGCACCAGTACGACGCGGCGGCCGGGGCGGAGACCCGCGGGAACATGATCGCCGAGCCGGCCGAGATCCCCTCGGCCGACGAGATCGGGCGCGAGTTCGAGCGCTTCCTGGCGGAGCGCGAGGGGGACGGGTAG
- the coaE gene encoding dephospho-CoA kinase, with product MLKIGLTGGIGAGKSEVSRLLAQYGAVIVDADRIAREVVEPGTPGLAAVVEAFGPEVLTPEGVLDRPRLGSIVFADPAKLATLNAIVHPLVGARSAELEAAAGPDAIVVHDVPLLTENGLAPLYDLVVVVDAAPETQLARLTGLRGMSEEEARARMAAQATRAQRLAVATLVIDNDGPLEALEPQVRLVWKELGERAAAAAG from the coding sequence ATGCTGAAGATTGGCCTGACGGGCGGAATCGGAGCCGGCAAGAGCGAGGTCTCGCGGCTGCTGGCGCAGTACGGGGCGGTCATCGTCGACGCGGACCGCATCGCGCGGGAGGTCGTGGAGCCGGGGACGCCCGGCCTCGCGGCCGTGGTGGAGGCGTTCGGCCCGGAGGTGCTCACCCCGGAGGGGGTGCTGGACCGGCCCAGGCTGGGCTCGATCGTCTTCGCCGACCCGGCGAAGCTGGCCACGCTCAACGCCATCGTGCACCCGCTGGTCGGCGCCCGCTCGGCCGAACTGGAGGCCGCCGCGGGACCGGACGCGATCGTGGTGCACGACGTACCGCTGCTGACCGAGAACGGTCTGGCCCCCCTGTACGACCTGGTGGTCGTGGTGGACGCAGCCCCCGAGACCCAGCTGGCGCGGCTGACCGGGCTGCGGGGCATGTCCGAGGAGGAGGCGCGGGCCCGGATGGCGGCGCAGGCCACGCGTGCGCAGCGGCTGGCCGTCGCCACGCTGGTGATCGACAACGACGGACCGCTGGAGGCGCTGGAGCCGCAGGTCCGCTTGGTGTGGAAGGAGCTGGGCGAGCGGGCGGCAGCTGCCGCGGGCTGA
- a CDS encoding tetratricopeptide repeat protein — protein sequence MSETRPNPSASPETHVIDYRAAEQLLAARDPRGAVRLLDSVIAAHPENTAARLLRARAFFAAAQLRPAELEFELVLEREPDNAFAHFALARTHQRAGRPGPARKHFRLAAALDPRPEYLEAARFEG from the coding sequence GTGTCGGAGACCAGGCCCAACCCGTCCGCCAGCCCCGAGACGCATGTCATCGACTACCGTGCCGCGGAGCAGCTGCTGGCGGCCCGGGACCCGCGCGGAGCGGTGCGGCTGCTCGACTCGGTGATCGCCGCCCACCCCGAGAACACCGCGGCCCGGCTGCTGCGCGCCCGGGCCTTCTTCGCGGCGGCCCAACTGCGGCCCGCCGAGCTTGAGTTCGAGCTGGTGCTGGAGCGGGAGCCGGACAACGCGTTCGCGCACTTCGCGCTGGCCCGCACCCACCAGCGGGCCGGCCGGCCCGGTCCCGCCCGCAAGCACTTCCGGCTGGCCGCAGCCCTCGACCCGAGGCCCGAGTACCTGGAGGCGGCCCGCTTCGAGGGCTGA
- a CDS encoding DUF6343 family protein, which translates to MRSGNEPVTARSPLRLRFWLGVWGLIWAAAGTAAFLLAGRPGWAAACGGLMLVVVVDLIMVLRHIRQGPHWQPGRDIPPYEPPRSRR; encoded by the coding sequence ATGCGTTCCGGAAACGAGCCGGTGACGGCGCGCAGCCCGCTGCGGCTGCGGTTCTGGCTGGGTGTGTGGGGGCTGATCTGGGCCGCCGCCGGGACGGCCGCGTTCCTGCTGGCCGGCCGCCCCGGGTGGGCGGCGGCCTGCGGGGGCCTGATGCTGGTCGTGGTGGTCGACCTGATCATGGTGCTGCGGCACATCCGCCAAGGGCCGCACTGGCAGCCCGGCCGGGACATCCCGCCGTACGAGCCCCCGCGCAGCCGCCGTTAG
- a CDS encoding transcriptional regulator yields MAEGGQGAERFARLMRELKERSGLSYGVLARKLHTSTSTLHRYCNGEAVPTEFAAVDRFARACGASPGEAVDLHRAWLLADARRRATPRSTPPTDSPPTAAPGGSRSARVGAEAEPGAGAGTPASPDAEPATAAGGAVAARREPGEAVAGPSGPSAEPVAGPSGPEAGPSAGGGASGGPSVELGPVAGGGVPGGPGVGAGEGDGALDEAVRGPWYRGRRAVAGAVVGVAAVALAAAGLAMAGQPDSGRPQAGSSPVAGPSAAPSSGHGTGNGMGAGTPTSPAPSGTGAATGPGPAPGPSAAPSPSTAAPTVSTPAPPPAPAPRTAVRSHVWANGCDHAYLLRQGPQAVPAPPVEADAPAWATARQAVHAGRQIVEVTVHGTGADAVVLQGLDVRVTARRTPPPWNVFLMSPGCGGSLTPAAFAVNLDAPRPLARPVAGHDGERPVPAPAFPLRVTAAEPVVLRIEASATGCDCDWYAELRWSSAAGSGVVRIDDNGRTLRTSAAPGRPRYGYAGELGRWSKD; encoded by the coding sequence ATGGCCGAGGGCGGGCAGGGAGCGGAGCGGTTCGCGCGCTTGATGCGGGAGCTGAAGGAGCGGTCCGGGCTGAGTTACGGGGTGCTGGCGCGCAAGCTGCACACGAGTACGTCGACCTTGCACCGGTACTGCAACGGGGAGGCGGTGCCGACGGAGTTCGCGGCGGTGGACCGCTTCGCGCGGGCCTGCGGGGCCTCCCCGGGCGAGGCGGTGGACCTCCACCGGGCCTGGCTCCTGGCAGACGCCCGCCGCCGCGCCACACCCCGCTCCACCCCGCCCACGGATTCCCCTCCGACCGCGGCTCCGGGCGGGAGCCGGAGCGCGCGGGTCGGGGCGGAGGCCGAGCCGGGCGCCGGGGCCGGCACCCCGGCGAGCCCGGACGCGGAGCCGGCCACCGCGGCGGGCGGTGCGGTGGCGGCACGGCGCGAGCCGGGCGAGGCGGTGGCCGGGCCCTCCGGCCCGTCGGCCGAGCCGGTGGCCGGGCCCTCGGGTCCGGAGGCCGGCCCGTCGGCCGGAGGCGGAGCCTCGGGGGGCCCGAGCGTGGAGCTGGGTCCGGTGGCCGGTGGCGGTGTTCCGGGGGGCCCGGGCGTTGGGGCCGGGGAGGGCGACGGCGCGTTGGACGAGGCCGTGAGGGGGCCCTGGTACCGGGGGCGGCGGGCCGTGGCCGGGGCGGTTGTCGGCGTGGCGGCGGTGGCGCTGGCGGCTGCCGGCCTCGCGATGGCCGGGCAGCCGGACTCCGGCCGGCCGCAGGCGGGCAGCAGCCCGGTGGCCGGCCCCAGCGCGGCCCCCAGTAGCGGCCATGGCACCGGCAATGGCATGGGAGCGGGGACGCCCACCAGCCCGGCCCCCAGTGGGACCGGGGCCGCCACCGGCCCCGGCCCGGCGCCGGGCCCGAGCGCCGCCCCTTCCCCGTCGACGGCGGCCCCGACGGTCTCCACGCCGGCCCCGCCCCCGGCCCCCGCACCGCGTACCGCCGTCCGCTCGCACGTATGGGCCAACGGCTGCGACCACGCGTACCTGCTGCGCCAAGGGCCCCAGGCGGTGCCGGCGCCTCCCGTGGAGGCCGACGCCCCGGCCTGGGCGACCGCCCGGCAGGCCGTTCACGCGGGGCGTCAGATCGTCGAGGTGACCGTGCACGGGACGGGCGCCGACGCCGTCGTCCTCCAGGGGCTGGACGTACGGGTGACCGCCCGCCGCACCCCGCCCCCCTGGAATGTCTTCCTGATGTCGCCCGGCTGCGGCGGCTCGCTCACCCCGGCCGCCTTCGCCGTGAACCTGGACGCCCCGCGTCCCCTGGCCCGGCCGGTGGCCGGCCACGACGGGGAGCGGCCCGTTCCGGCGCCGGCCTTCCCGCTCCGGGTGACGGCCGCGGAGCCGGTGGTGCTGCGGATCGAGGCGTCCGCCACCGGGTGCGACTGCGACTGGTACGCCGAGCTGCGCTGGAGCAGCGCGGCGGGATCCGGGGTCGTCCGCATCGACGACAACGGCCGGACCCTGCGGACCAGCGCTGCCCCCGGCCGGCCCCGGTACGGCTACGCGGGCGAGCTGGGCCGCTGGTCCAAGGACTGA